A genomic region of Melopsittacus undulatus isolate bMelUnd1 chromosome 5, bMelUnd1.mat.Z, whole genome shotgun sequence contains the following coding sequences:
- the IL22 gene encoding interleukin-22, producing MASLQTLTKSFLGWVFCCCCCFLPLLLTSPLPPKGAGVASTAHHTCRLRKFNFQPYIRNRTYTLAKMARASDEDTDNRLIGQQLYVNIRENNRCYMMKRIVEIVVKDVLTEVKDQYLYAAEVVQFFASLTSELSRCKFYGHRDHIEKNLEEMKTKLKELGENGKTKAIGELDLLFDYIENACTDIPKKGGNKKKN from the exons ATGGCCTCCCTGCAGACCTTGACCAAGAGCTTCTTAGGATGGgtattctgctgctgctgttgctttctccctcttcttctcACCAGCCCTCTGCCTCCAAAAGGGGCAGGGGTGGCTTCTACAGCCCATCATACCTGCAGGCTCAGGAAGTTCAACTTTCAGCCCTACATCAGGAATCGTACCTACACCTTGGCTAAAATG gcCAGGGCCTCAGATGAGGACACGGACAACAGGCTCATTGGGCAGCAGCTCTATGTTAACATCAGG GAAAACAACCGTTGCTACATGATGAAGAGGATTGTGGAGATTGTAGTGAAAGATGTCCTCACCGAGGTCAAGGACCAGTACCTGTATGCTGCGGAGGTGGTACAGTTCTTTGCATCCCTGACCTCGGAGCTGAGCAGATGT aAATTCTATGGACACAGAGATCACATTGAAAAGAACCTGGAAGAAATGAAGACCAAACTGAAAGAG CTGGGAGAGAATGGAAAGACTAAAGCCATTGGAGAACTGGATTTACTGTTTGACTACATAGAAAATGCCTGCACTGATATCCCAAAGAAGGGAgggaacaagaagaaaaactga